One genomic segment of Amycolatopsis sp. WQ 127309 includes these proteins:
- a CDS encoding universal stress protein, with translation MADQAAVIVGVDASEGSLRAVRWAAHEAARRGADLRLFHACVVDPGDEAEPLPEHVTRRTRHAAKIARTAAPGVEVDVHVELGLAVDLLLAASGTAPLIVLGSHGLGGLRGALTGSVTLRVAAAAHCPVVVFRGQAGPQGPVVVGVDSSPASEEALRFAVDAAVARGVPLVVAHAGRQQVPSIEPDQQAEDRRELGELVAGLAHEHPDLDVTARVVEDREPARVLMAVAPDAQLIVVGSRGRGPVAGAVLGSTGNDLLARSACPVAVVH, from the coding sequence ATGGCCGACCAGGCCGCGGTGATCGTCGGGGTGGACGCCTCGGAAGGGTCGCTGCGCGCGGTCCGGTGGGCCGCGCACGAGGCGGCCCGGCGCGGCGCTGACCTGCGGTTGTTCCACGCGTGCGTGGTCGACCCCGGCGACGAGGCCGAGCCGCTGCCCGAGCACGTGACCCGGCGGACGCGGCACGCGGCGAAGATCGCCCGCACCGCGGCGCCGGGCGTCGAGGTCGACGTCCACGTGGAGCTGGGGCTCGCGGTCGACCTGCTGCTCGCGGCGTCCGGGACCGCGCCCCTGATCGTGCTCGGCTCGCACGGCCTCGGCGGCCTGCGCGGCGCCCTGACCGGGTCGGTCACCCTCCGGGTCGCCGCCGCCGCGCACTGCCCGGTGGTCGTCTTCCGCGGCCAGGCCGGGCCGCAGGGCCCGGTCGTGGTCGGCGTGGACTCGTCGCCGGCGAGCGAGGAAGCCCTGCGGTTCGCGGTCGACGCGGCCGTCGCGCGCGGGGTGCCGCTGGTGGTGGCCCACGCCGGCCGGCAGCAGGTCCCGAGCATCGAACCCGACCAGCAGGCCGAGGACCGGCGCGAACTCGGCGAGCTCGTCGCCGGCCTGGCGCACGAGCACCCGGACCTGGACGTCACGGCGCGCGTCGTCGAGGACCGTGAGCCGGCGCGCGTGCTGATGGCCGTCGCGCCCGACGCTCAGCTGATCGTCGTCGGCAGCCGCGGCCGCGGCCCGGTCGCCGGGGCCGTGCTGGGGTCGACGGGCAACGACCTGCTCGCGCGCTCGGCCTGCCCGGTCGCCGTCGTCCACTAG
- a CDS encoding FHA domain-containing protein: MPAERLDPHRQRSLRHGVTATAPGTLSALTVTGGIAVPPAAGSRVSFGRNRLEVDVCVGEDDLRISRVHGLLTHDRDRWWLSNTGRSPIRLSDSVLLHRDSEPLPLAAGYTALFLRGTRDREHVLELLVSDGEDTATAPRPTHPTAPPKRWRLTTEEHLVLAVLGQRYLGYDPQPLPLSRQQAAAELGERRPRESWTAKRVEHIVSRVRQRLSDAGVHGLRREEVGEPVGLTLTVNLLRELVLSTTLVPMDLEWLELPDPPTT, translated from the coding sequence GTGCCCGCCGAACGCCTCGACCCGCACCGCCAGCGCAGCCTGCGCCACGGCGTGACCGCCACCGCGCCGGGCACGCTGAGCGCGCTCACCGTCACCGGCGGCATCGCGGTGCCCCCGGCCGCCGGCAGCCGGGTGAGCTTCGGCCGAAACCGCCTGGAGGTCGACGTCTGCGTAGGCGAGGACGACCTGCGGATCAGCCGGGTCCACGGGCTGCTGACCCACGACCGGGACCGCTGGTGGCTGAGCAACACCGGCCGCTCGCCGATCCGGCTGTCCGACAGCGTCCTGCTGCACCGCGACAGCGAGCCGCTGCCGCTGGCCGCCGGCTACACCGCGCTGTTCCTGCGCGGGACACGCGACCGCGAGCACGTGCTGGAGCTGCTGGTCTCCGACGGGGAGGACACGGCCACCGCGCCCCGGCCGACCCACCCGACGGCGCCGCCGAAGCGCTGGCGGCTCACCACGGAGGAACACCTGGTGCTGGCCGTGCTCGGGCAGCGCTACCTCGGTTACGACCCGCAGCCGCTGCCCCTGTCGCGCCAGCAGGCGGCCGCCGAGCTCGGCGAGCGGCGGCCGCGCGAGAGCTGGACGGCCAAGCGCGTCGAGCACATCGTTTCCCGTGTCCGGCAACGGCTTTCCGACGCCGGCGTGCACGGTCTGCGGCGCGAGGAGGTGGGCGAACCGGTGGGCCTGACCCTGACGGTGAACCTGCTCCGGGAACTGGTGCTCTCGACGACGCTCGTGCCGATGGACCTGGAATGGCTCGAGCTCCCCGACCCGCCCACGACGTGA
- a CDS encoding right-handed parallel beta-helix repeat-containing protein, translated as MVVPTAVGAAGAGPRTLHVGPGGAYATVQAAADVARPGDTVAIAAGTYPGGLTVRHDGGPGRPIRFTGVGGTAVLTGTGGDAGLLAIGNHSWLEFRGLTVAGSTGFGVYAEGAHDLVFDRFGVDGAQDGGLVLVATRRATIRNCDIRGTNARGTSADHEALSIASGSSDVEVSGCRVHDNGEEGIDVKYDDAARVKIHHNVVTGNRGPNIYVDSSSTVDVYANVVSGTRNASKAGIGLAVEDYSETRLLSGVRVFDNLSTGNAQAGLDLWVESTGTMRDLTVVNNTFAGNAKGSVHVGGDRFAGKNILRNNVFGDGPVTAGPFTADHNLAGDPGFAAPGDYHLAPGSAAVDSGSAALAPAFDLDGVPRPAGAGFDIGAYERR; from the coding sequence ATGGTCGTTCCGACGGCCGTGGGGGCCGCCGGAGCGGGTCCGCGGACCCTCCACGTCGGGCCCGGCGGCGCGTACGCCACCGTCCAGGCCGCGGCCGACGTCGCCCGCCCGGGTGACACCGTCGCGATCGCGGCCGGGACCTACCCGGGTGGCCTCACCGTCCGGCACGACGGCGGCCCGGGCCGGCCGATCCGGTTCACCGGGGTGGGCGGCACCGCCGTGCTGACCGGTACCGGCGGCGACGCCGGCCTGCTCGCGATCGGCAACCACTCCTGGCTGGAGTTCCGCGGCCTGACCGTCGCCGGGTCGACCGGCTTCGGGGTCTACGCCGAGGGCGCGCACGACCTCGTGTTCGACCGCTTCGGCGTCGACGGCGCACAGGACGGCGGGCTCGTGCTCGTCGCCACCCGCCGCGCCACGATCCGGAACTGCGACATCCGCGGCACCAACGCCCGCGGCACCTCCGCCGACCACGAGGCGCTCAGCATCGCCTCGGGCTCGTCCGACGTCGAGGTGTCCGGCTGCCGCGTGCACGACAACGGCGAGGAAGGCATCGACGTCAAGTACGACGACGCCGCCCGCGTGAAGATCCACCACAACGTCGTCACCGGCAACCGCGGACCGAACATCTACGTCGACTCTTCGTCCACTGTGGACGTCTACGCCAACGTCGTCAGCGGGACCCGCAACGCCAGCAAGGCCGGGATCGGCCTGGCCGTCGAGGACTACTCGGAAACCCGGCTGCTCTCGGGCGTGCGGGTCTTCGACAACCTCTCCACCGGCAACGCGCAGGCCGGGCTCGACCTGTGGGTCGAGTCGACCGGCACGATGCGCGACCTCACGGTCGTCAACAACACCTTCGCCGGCAACGCGAAGGGCTCGGTGCACGTCGGCGGCGACCGGTTCGCCGGGAAGAACATCCTGCGCAACAACGTCTTCGGCGACGGCCCGGTGACCGCCGGGCCGTTCACCGCCGACCACAACCTCGCCGGCGACCCCGGGTTCGCGGCCCCCGGTGACTACCACCTCGCGCCCGGCTCGGCCGCCGTCGACAGCGGCAGCGCCGCGCTCGCCCCCGCCTTCGACCTCGACGGTGTCCCCCGGCCCGCCGGCGCGGGCTTCGACATCGGCGCCTACGAACGGAGGTAG
- a CDS encoding serine/threonine-protein kinase, whose product MGSGRVVADRYRLEEELGQGGMGVVWRAFDLELGRQVSLKRSLDADAGQIRREARIGAGLLHPNVVTVFDTVTDDVDARWLVTEYLAARSLEELVDDGGPLPEERVRRIGGQLAAALAAMHARGIVHRDVKPGNVLVTEDDVAKLTDLGIARWTEVTRTGGAQLTGTLGYVAPEVAGGGEAGPESDVFSLGATLYAAVEGRSPWGSGEDGPFVQMRRAAGGRPAPAERAGRLGPVLDALMARHPADRPTAAEAVALLEADTPAPRRPRRRFRRRLLAVGALAAVLALVAGFLLSRPPSATPAGGPNTLGADPAATDPCAAISVDSLTRFGQPFVDPELKNFGTCVVTTTLADGTGQVQTTLDLTGPLRYPTRPPVPGRMGDIERPEARDGACERSISLADTNRIDVTSRPVTRAEDAPLCTISDSVLTDVLPKLANGPLPRRDRPFPDWSLAHVDACGLLDTAVMASVSVRAPQADREFGGWGCTWEDDPRTITVRYTREWPIEPDTDVPGERIRAGTRSAVVAPVPGDRPACAVQVVHRFYTPALPVLRGTEPNREEIAVVTLEDAGAAGGNALCGDARTLAAALAGRLP is encoded by the coding sequence GTGGGCAGTGGTCGCGTCGTAGCCGACCGGTACCGGCTGGAGGAGGAGCTCGGACAGGGCGGCATGGGCGTCGTCTGGCGGGCCTTCGACCTCGAACTGGGCCGGCAAGTGTCGCTCAAACGATCCCTCGACGCCGACGCCGGGCAGATCCGGCGGGAGGCGCGCATCGGGGCCGGTCTGCTGCACCCGAACGTCGTCACGGTGTTCGACACGGTCACCGACGACGTCGACGCGCGCTGGCTGGTCACCGAGTACCTGGCCGCGCGCAGCCTCGAAGAGCTCGTCGACGACGGCGGCCCGCTGCCCGAGGAGCGGGTCCGGCGGATCGGCGGGCAGCTCGCCGCGGCGCTCGCGGCCATGCACGCCCGCGGCATCGTCCACCGCGACGTCAAACCGGGCAACGTCCTGGTCACCGAGGACGACGTCGCCAAGCTCACCGACCTGGGGATCGCCCGCTGGACCGAGGTCACCCGCACCGGCGGCGCCCAGCTCACCGGCACCCTCGGGTACGTCGCGCCGGAGGTCGCCGGCGGTGGCGAGGCCGGTCCCGAATCCGACGTCTTCTCCCTGGGCGCCACCCTCTACGCCGCGGTCGAGGGCCGGTCGCCGTGGGGGTCGGGCGAGGACGGCCCCTTCGTGCAGATGCGCCGCGCCGCCGGTGGCCGGCCCGCCCCGGCCGAGCGCGCGGGCCGGCTCGGCCCGGTCCTCGACGCGCTGATGGCCCGCCACCCCGCCGACCGGCCCACGGCGGCCGAGGCCGTCGCCCTGCTCGAAGCGGACACCCCCGCGCCCCGCCGGCCGCGACGCCGGTTCCGCCGCCGGCTCCTCGCCGTCGGTGCGCTGGCCGCGGTGCTCGCGCTGGTGGCCGGGTTCCTGCTCAGCCGGCCGCCGTCGGCCACCCCGGCGGGCGGGCCGAACACGCTCGGCGCCGATCCGGCCGCGACGGACCCGTGCGCGGCGATCTCGGTCGACTCGCTCACGCGGTTCGGTCAGCCGTTCGTGGATCCCGAGCTGAAGAACTTCGGCACCTGCGTGGTCACGACCACCCTGGCCGACGGCACCGGCCAGGTGCAGACGACCCTCGACCTGACCGGCCCGCTGCGCTACCCGACCCGGCCCCCGGTGCCCGGCCGGATGGGCGACATCGAACGCCCCGAGGCCCGCGACGGCGCCTGCGAGCGCAGCATCTCGCTGGCCGACACCAACCGGATCGACGTCACCTCGCGCCCGGTGACGCGCGCGGAAGACGCGCCCCTGTGCACCATTTCCGACTCGGTGCTCACCGACGTGCTGCCCAAGCTCGCCAACGGGCCCCTGCCGCGGCGCGACCGGCCGTTCCCGGACTGGTCGCTCGCCCACGTCGACGCCTGCGGCCTGCTCGACACCGCGGTGATGGCGAGCGTCTCGGTCCGGGCCCCGCAGGCCGACCGGGAGTTCGGCGGGTGGGGCTGCACCTGGGAGGACGATCCCCGCACGATCACCGTGCGCTACACCCGGGAGTGGCCGATCGAGCCGGACACGGACGTGCCCGGCGAGCGGATCCGGGCCGGCACCCGCAGCGCCGTCGTGGCACCGGTGCCGGGCGACCGGCCCGCCTGCGCGGTGCAGGTCGTGCACCGCTTCTACACCCCGGCGCTGCCGGTGCTGCGCGGCACCGAGCCGAACCGGGAGGAGATCGCCGTCGTCACCCTCGAAGACGCCGGGGCGGCCGGCGGGAACGCGCTGTGCGGGGACGCCAGGACACTGGCGGCCGCGCTCGCCGGACGGCTGCCGTGA